In Deltaproteobacteria bacterium HGW-Deltaproteobacteria-18, one DNA window encodes the following:
- a CDS encoding molybdenum cofactor biosynthesis protein, which yields MDISKKIAELKTDPGFTENVGMVLVHNGVVRAWSRKDKSKVSQVRIEVDQAKVEAIRAEIEARPGIFQVVAEAKSGEYVPGDDLLFLIVTGDIRENVKPALSDLLDRIKSEAVSKQELAQ from the coding sequence ATGGATATCAGCAAGAAAATCGCCGAACTCAAGACCGACCCCGGATTCACTGAAAACGTGGGCATGGTGCTGGTGCACAACGGCGTTGTCCGCGCCTGGTCACGCAAGGACAAATCCAAGGTCAGCCAGGTCAGGATCGAGGTCGATCAGGCCAAGGTCGAAGCCATCCGCGCCGAAATCGAAGCCCGTCCCGGCATCTTCCAGGTCGTGGCCGAAGCAAAAAGCGGTGAATACGTGCCCGGTGACGACCTGCTTTTCCTGATCGTGACCGGAGACATCCGTGAAAACGTCAAACCGGCCTTGAGCGATCTTCTGGACCGCATCAAATCCGAAGCCGTGAGCAAGCAGGAACTTGCCCAGTAA